In Danaus plexippus chromosome 14, MEX_DaPlex, whole genome shotgun sequence, a single genomic region encodes these proteins:
- the LOC116769609 gene encoding juvenile hormone-binding protein-like, with protein MVYLSVSLLLFFFASAFSGGADLLTPCDVHDTDCLSKTTQEFLEKTSAGIPNYNIKRLDPLVIPKLEIKLSEKSEPVLHFKDLTVTGLKGQQFSGFKMDTTAKTVELQTKADLDIVGEITLEMKKKSYTGSYAAKGTALGTAKYDYAFKTDDKGVEHYEIGTETNECQTLIDPQVTYDQELIQALEKDTDLQGRKQRYYANQKDIEQRIFCEIVSHAYKTVVHNIRAAAKILPKSAFLKGV; from the exons ATGGTGTACTTAAGTGTATCTTTGTTGCTCTTTTTCTTTGCGAGTGCGTTTTCTGGTGGAG cgGATTTGCTCACACCCTGTGACGTTCATGATACCGATTGCTTAAGTAAAACAACACAAGAGTTTTTGGAGAAAACAAGTGCGGGGAtaccaaattataatatcaagcGGTTGGATCCACTCGTTATAccaaaattagaaataaaactctCTGAAAAGTCAGAACCAGTGCTACATTTTAAGGATCTAACGGTTACAGGATTGAAGGGTCAACAATTTTCTGGGTTTAA AATGGATACAACAGCCAAAACAGTAGAGTTGCAGACGAAAGCTGATTTGGATATTGTTGGAGAAATAACATTAGAAATGAAGAAAAAGTCCTACACTGGTTCATATGCAGCTAAAGGAA CTGCGCTGGGAACAGCGAAATATGACTATGCTTTCAAAACTGATGACAAAGGAGTAGAACATTACGAAATTGGAACAGAAACTAATGAATGTCAAACTTTGATTGACCCACAAGTTACTTATGATCAAGAACTAATCCAGGCATTAGAAAAAG ATACAGACCTGCAAGGGAGAAAACAACGTTATTATGCCAATCAAAAGGACATAGAACAAAGAATTTTCTGTGAAATTGTTTCTCACGCCTACAAAACCGTTGTTCATAATATAAGAGCGGCAGCGAAAATACTTCCTAAAAGCGCTTTTCTGAAAGGAGTCTGA